Proteins encoded in a region of the Aptenodytes patagonicus chromosome Z, bAptPat1.pri.cur, whole genome shotgun sequence genome:
- the LOC143173190 gene encoding uncharacterized protein LOC143173190, giving the protein MSRKRRKICKGRKSSDSGEYEQLSPICKCQQNVGSLENRADKAPAHFTEPLDVKGTEENGKDHENKNQRSSDASEDRDLDNVSDSEKEGKKEKNYPPQVFSPQQDEILAAVTFGESEGSSTGRITLWGKPDSAESISLATGKITAEVKYGSFNVKVEINNVSLFDSGTNLVAEKRKSSKNNKHHERQYQKSLCSKCPKYQCPSTDHSAEHNGKYKGSSKRKIQTAINKNASLKMGIEAKEIKVEYTSRKKNLKVNIKLGEQAQSKTCNREHEDMYWSETDYSVTEAPCNTDCESPFSFHEKVDYTFPDGCTLLPPPKEFADCDKMHLDTIAEGVSLYPVNDRKESDSLSTALRIWGEENYFCKLNKKDYEDHINEKEDFSKDKILFSKINNTNCLIASNTLNNPNTGKEHISKNNVSGQERNNRDKCRDTGQKPARRKSFPDTTLDVPSTVHPRRDSGFYSLPSLKVLPKETKAGDVYNRHVHTSYTELCNCPDLTSPLRSLRGCKSSYQYAFTSFDHNITICPSEPEESLDDTCLLNDYADYVGQGEETEETLMDSLHSSGTINEKKANGHAEPLRNLAIWEKDSESTKDALGEGTPEYNRLEKHVELQNKAQLVHVSPRSRSPLGELINDKESTNYASTESAPNQLSALQQNVHSPPAEPETTKKRRGSIMTVMTGELEQRLIQGDTKLIPDSFGSAVRKEPEVPCSIQGKSLLSPLLLDPEEHDINNKSESFPEIQDISGNILVESNCHNDSAQAAILSTSSAYTEKKENFTEYSNVKERPENFCSRQSTDESLRREPGAHQLPQLAKSNSDEVEKKIAMKEDFHQNADIPPSSVKQISQKDLKSEMNKTRKLPLMRDTRASDSSQEEAIDQWARRRKQFKDSKKCSSTGGSSINSTITEGSINSEDARSVDLGLHSENEDRGFYTENFHSASWVFRGDDASPDNSPRCLSKRPRPVAIRERTVKIAKGTGNYPWGFRIQFSKPILVTEVDTNSAAEEAGLQVGDILIAVNGTDVTSMPHSEAANLARKGKFEITINYTDGSGLLYNAPNTSRQDG; this is encoded by the exons ATgagtagaaaaagaagaaaaatctgcaagGGCAGAAAGAGCTCTGATTCCGGAGAAT ATGAACAGTTGTCACCCATTTGTAAATGCCAGCAAAATGTAGGAAGCCTTGAAAACAGAGCAGATAAGGCTCCGGCTCACTTCACTGAGCCACTGGATGTAAAGGGtactgaagaaaatggaaaagatcaTGAAAACAAGAATCAGCGTAGCTCAGATGCATCTGAAGATAGAGATCTTGATAATGTATCAGacagtgaaaaagaaggaaagaaggaaaagaactACCCTCCTCAAGTGTTCTCTCCTCAGCAAGATGAAATCCTAGCTGCAGTAACTTTTGGTGAATCAGAGGGCTCATCCACAGGAAGAATTACACTCTGGGGCAAGCCAGACTCTGCAGAGTCCATTAGCTTGGCTACTGGAAAAATTACTGCAGAAGTAAAATATGGTTCTTTTAATGTGAAAGTAGAAATTAATAATGTTTCTTTGTTTGATTCTGGAACAAACCTTGtagctgaaaaaaggaaaagttcaaaGAACAATAAACATCATGAAAGGCAATACCAGAAAAGCCTGTGTTCAAAATGTCCGAAGTACCAGTGTCCTTCAACTGACCATTCAGCAGAACACAATGGGAAATATAAGGGATCCTCTAAACGTAAGATTCAAACTGCCATCAACAAAAATGCCTCCCTGAAAATGGGCATTGAAGCTAAAGAAATTAAAGTGGAATAtactagcagaaagaaaaatctaaaggTTAACATCAAACTTGGTGAACAGGCACAGAGCAAAACCTGCAACAGGGAACATGAAGATATGTATTGGAGTGAAACGGATTATTCTGTAACAGAAGCACCTTGCAATACAGATTGTGAGTCACCTTTTAGCTTTCATGAAAAAGTAGACTATACATTCCCAGATGGATGTACACTTCTCCCTCCACCTAAAGAATTTGCTGACTGTGACAAAATGCATTTGGATACAATTGCAGAGGGGGTATCTTTGTACCCTGTTAATGACAGAAAGGAATCTGACAGCCTCTCTACAGCCTTGAGaatttggggggaagaaaattatttctgtaaacttAACAAAAAGGACTATGAAGACCACATcaatgaaaaggaagatttttcaaaagacaaaattcttttctctaaaataaataatacaaattgTCTTATAGCTAGTAATACCCTGAATAACCCAAACACAGGGAAGGAGCATATCAGTAAGAACAATGTATCAGGTCAAGAAAGAAATAACCGTGACAAATGCAGAGACACAGGGCAAAAACCAGCAAGAAGAAAGTCTTTCCCAGATACTACCCTTGATGTACCATCAACAGTTCACCCTAGAAGGGATTCTGGCTTTTATTCATTACCATCCTTAAAAGTATTGCCTAAGGAGACCAAAGCAGGAGATGTCTATAACAGACACGTTCATACCAGCTATACAGAACTTTGTAACTGTCCTGACTTGACCTCCCCACTGAGAAGTTTGAGAGGTTGTAAGTCTTCATATCAGTATGCTTTCACATCATTCGATCATAATATTACCATTTGTCCATCTGAGCCTGAAGAAAGTCTAGATGACACTTGTTTACTGAATGACTATGCAGACTATGTGGGGCAaggtgaagaaacagaagaaacattaaTGGACAGTCTTCATTCCAGTGGTActataaatgagaaaaaagcaaatgGGCATGCAGAGCCTCTGAGAAACCTAGCCATATGGGAGAAAGACTCTGAGTCTACCAAAGATGCTTTAGGTGAAGGGACACCAGAGTACAACCGTCTAGAAAAGCATGTTGAATTGCAGAACAAGGCTCAGCTGGTACATGTCTCTCCACGTTCTAGAAGCCCTTTGGGTGAACTTATTAATGACAAGGAAAGCACTAATTATGCATCCACAGAAAGTGCCCCAAACCAACTTTCAGCTTTACAGCAAAATGTTCACTCACCCCCTGCAGAACCTGAGAcaacaaagaaaaggagagggtCAATAATGACTGTGATGACTGGAGAACTAGAACAAAGACTCATCCAAGGCGACACTAAATTGATACCTGATTCCTTCGGCTCTGCAGTAAGAAAAGAACCTGAAGTTCCCTGTAGTATACAAGGAAAATCCTTGCTGTCACCCTTGCTATTAGATCCCGAGGAGCATGacataaataataaatcagaAAGCTTTCCTGAAATACAAGACATATCTGGGAATATCCTTGTTGAATCCAATTGCCATAATGATTCAGCACAGGCTGCCATATTATCTACCTCTTCAGcatatacagaaaagaaagagaatttcaCAGAATATTCAAATGTCAAGGAAAGACCAGAGAACTTTTGCAGCAGACAGTCAACTGATGAAAGCTTAAGGAGAGAGCCTGGAGCACATCAACTACCTCAGTTAGCCAAATCCAACTCTGATGAAGTTGAGAAAAAGATTGCAATGAAAGAAGATTTTCATCAGAATGCAGATATTCCCCCATCATCAGTAAAACAGATTAGTCAGAAAG ACTTGAAATCAGaaatgaataaaaccagaaagctaCCTTTGATGAGAGACACCAGAGCAAGCGATAGTTCCCAGGAAGAAGCAATAGACCAGTGGGCCAGGAGACGGAAACAGTTCAAAGACAGCAAAAAGTGCAGTTCAACTGGAGGAAGCTCCATAAACAGCACAATCACTGAGGGATCAA TAAATTCAGAGGATGCTCGGTCAGTAGATCTGGGACTACATTCTGAAAATGAGGACAGAGGTTTTTATACAGAAAACTTCCATTCTGCTTCCTGGGTTTTCAGAGGAGATGATGCCTCTCCAGATAATAGTCCTAGATGTCTCAGCAAAAGGCCTAGACCAGTGGCAA ttCGTGAAAGAACGGTGAAGATCGCTAAAGGAACTGGCAATTATCCTTGGGGTTTCAGGATCCAGTTCTCGAAGCCTATCCTTGTGACTGAAGTTGACACAA ACAGTGCAGCTGAAGAAGCAGGGCTTCAGGTCGGGGATATTCTGATAGCAGTCAACGGAACTGATGTCACCAGCATGCCACATTCAGAAGCTGCCAATCTGGCAAGGAAAGGTAAGTTTGAAATCACGATAAATTACACAGATGGGTCAGGATTGCTGTACAATGCTCCAAATACATCCAGACAAGATGGGTGA